The following are from one region of the Bacteroidia bacterium genome:
- the rplM gene encoding 50S ribosomal protein L13 codes for MDTLSFKTVSANANTKDKANENTIQRKWWLIDAEAEIVGRLAARIAYILRGKHKPMYTPHVDCGDNVIVINAAKVRFTGKKMLKKEYVRYTGYPGGQRFTPVSKVFKLHPTRVLEHAVYGMLPKTRLGERLKKRLFIYPGATHPHEAQKPEKLNITSIKR; via the coding sequence ATGGATACGTTAAGTTTTAAAACTGTTTCGGCTAACGCCAATACGAAGGATAAAGCGAACGAAAATACTATCCAACGTAAATGGTGGTTAATTGATGCAGAAGCCGAAATTGTGGGGCGCTTAGCAGCGCGCATAGCTTATATTTTGCGCGGCAAGCATAAGCCTATGTACACCCCACACGTAGACTGCGGTGACAATGTAATTGTCATCAATGCAGCAAAGGTTCGTTTTACAGGTAAAAAAATGCTAAAAAAAGAGTACGTCCGCTATACAGGTTATCCTGGCGGGCAGCGCTTTACACCTGTATCTAAGGTGTTTAAACTTCATCCTACGCGTGTTTTAGAGCATGCTGTGTATGGTATGCTTCCTAAAACAAGGTTAGGAGAGCGATTGAAGAAACGCCTATTTATTTATCCAGGGGCTACTCATCCTCATGAAGCGCAAAAACCCGAAAAATTAAATATCACAAGCATTAAAAGATAA
- the rpsI gene encoding 30S ribosomal protein S9, with protein MVKIKDDKKNAVGRRKTAVARVWAKPGSGIITVNGRKLEDYFPLTNLQTVVKQPLALTNTLSNFDIQVNVRGGGISGQAEATRLGIARVLCEIDPEHRPVLKQAGLLTRDPRMVERKKPGRKKARKRFQFSKR; from the coding sequence ATGGTAAAAATCAAGGATGATAAAAAGAACGCAGTAGGTAGACGAAAAACCGCAGTGGCGCGCGTATGGGCAAAGCCAGGTTCAGGCATCATTACCGTAAATGGCAGAAAACTTGAAGATTACTTCCCATTGACGAACTTACAAACTGTAGTCAAGCAGCCCTTAGCCCTTACTAACACTCTTTCTAACTTTGATATTCAAGTAAATGTTAGAGGGGGAGGTATTAGTGGGCAAGCAGAAGCAACCCGCCTGGGAATTGCTCGCGTATTATGCGAAATAGACCCTGAACATCGCCCTGTATTGAAACAAGCAGGTCTGCTTACTCGTGATCCAAGAATGGTAGAGCGTAAAAAACCAGGTCGTAAAAAAGCACGCAAAAGATTTCAATTTTCTAAACGTTAA